A single region of the Chelonia mydas isolate rCheMyd1 chromosome 4, rCheMyd1.pri.v2, whole genome shotgun sequence genome encodes:
- the PRDM8 gene encoding PR domain zinc finger protein 8 isoform X2, producing the protein MWLRLVQSARDKEEQNLEAYIKNGQLFYRSLRRIAKDEELLVWYGKELTELLLLNTARSHSKMNGSPPYSCLECSQRFQFEFPYAAHLRFRCPKRLPSSEPEEPRGKDSGKEPAASLGPGATKYCKPGGPLHPNYPSPQDRDSNSNAKPSTDFHNLARELENSRGGGGSSPRRSPPAPPPPPPPQAGAGSKAKRKYPEEPGEERGQGAGRGRLPSSPKEDLVCTPQQQYRPAGSYFGLEESGRLFGPPSPETGEAKRSAFVEVKKASRGLEAEGGEEAAAAEQQQPQPQRASPAGAGDPLLGARPGGPLSGGSPARGSAFTTVPQLGKAEERKSAFSQPARSAFPHVAPLGLAQKLGEPCPEAAARLYPADPLAAELPGAGGAPKQSPFLYATAFWPKSSAAAGPLQLQLPSALTLLPPSFTSLCLPAQNWCAKCNASFRMTSDLVYHMRSHHKREYALEPLVKRRREEKLKCPICNESFRERHHLSRHMTSHN; encoded by the exons ATGTGGCTCCGTCTGGTCCAGTCAGCCAGAGATAAAGAAGAACAGAACCTAGAAGCTTACATCAAAAATGGACAATTGTTTTATCGGTCCCTTCGCAGGATTGCCAAAGACGAGGAGTTACTAGTTTGGTACGGGAAAGAACTGACGGAATTACTGTTGCTCAACACCGCCAGATCCCACAGCAAGATGAACG GGTCGCCCCCGTACTCCTGCCTGGAGTGCAGCCAGCGTTTCCAGTTCGAGTTCCCCTACGCGGCCCACCTGCGGTTCCGCTGCCCCAAGCGACTGCCCAGCTCGGAGCCCGAGGAGCCGCGCGGCAAGGACAGCGGCAAGGAGCCGGCGGCCAGCCTGGGGCCCGGGGCCACCAAATACTGCAAGCCCGGCGGGCCGCTCCACCCGAACTACCCCAGCCCCCAGGACAGGGACAGCAACAGCAACGCCAAGCCCTCCACGGACTTCCACAACCTGGCCCGCGAGCTGGAGAActcccggggcggcggcggcagctCCCCGCGCCGCAGCCCgcccgcgccgccgccgccgccgcccccccaggCCGGCGCGGGCAGCAAAGCCAAGCGGAAATACCCGGAGGAGCCGGGCGAGGAGCGGGGCCAGGGGGCCGGCCGGGGCCgcttgccctcctcccccaaggaGGACCTGGTGTGCACCCCGCAGCAGCAGTACCGGCCGGCGGGCAGCTACTTCGGCCTGGAGGAGAGCGGCCGCCTCTTCGGGCCGCCCAGCCCGGAGACGGGCGAGGCCAAGCGCAGCGCCTTCGTGGAGGTGAAGAAAGCCTCGCGCGGGCTGGAGGCCGAGGGCGgcgaggaggcggcggcggcggagcagcagcagccgcagccgcAGCGCGCCTCGCCCGCGGGCGCCGGGGACCCGCTGCTGGGCGCCCGGCCGGGCGGGCCGCTCTCCGGGGGCAGCCCGGCGCGGGGCAGCGCCTTCACCACGGTGCCGCAGCTGGGCAAGGCGGAGGAGCGGAAAAGCGCCTTCTCCCAGCCGGCCCGCTCCGCCTTCCCCCACGTGGCGCCGCTCGGGCTGGCCCAGAAGCTGGGCGAGCCCTGCCCGGAGGCCGCCGCCCGCCTCTACCCGGCCGACCCGCTGGCCGCCGAGCTGCCCGGCGCCGGCGGGGCGCCCAAGCAGAGCCCCTTCCTCTACGCCACCGCCTTCTGGCCCAAGAGCTCGGCGGCGGCCGGGCcgctccagctgcagctgcccTCGGCCCTGACCCTGCTGCCGCCCTCCTTCACCTCGCTGTGCCTGCCGGCCCAGAACTGGTGCGCCAAGTGCAACGCCTCCTTCCGCATGACCTCCGACCTGGTCTACCACATGCGCTCCCACCACAAGCGGGAGTACGCCCTGGAGCCGCTGGTCAAGCGCCGCCGCGAGGAGAAGCTCAAGTGCCCCATCTGCAACGAGTCCTTCCGCGAGCGCCACCACCTCTCCCGGCACATGACCTCCCACAACTga
- the PRDM8 gene encoding PR domain zinc finger protein 8 isoform X1, with amino-acid sequence MEDAGVQKGIWDGDAKAVQQCLTDIFTSVYTTCDIPENAIFGPCVLSHTSLYDSIAFIALKSTDKRTVPYIFRVDTSAANGSSEGLMWLRLVQSARDKEEQNLEAYIKNGQLFYRSLRRIAKDEELLVWYGKELTELLLLNTARSHSKMNGSPPYSCLECSQRFQFEFPYAAHLRFRCPKRLPSSEPEEPRGKDSGKEPAASLGPGATKYCKPGGPLHPNYPSPQDRDSNSNAKPSTDFHNLARELENSRGGGGSSPRRSPPAPPPPPPPQAGAGSKAKRKYPEEPGEERGQGAGRGRLPSSPKEDLVCTPQQQYRPAGSYFGLEESGRLFGPPSPETGEAKRSAFVEVKKASRGLEAEGGEEAAAAEQQQPQPQRASPAGAGDPLLGARPGGPLSGGSPARGSAFTTVPQLGKAEERKSAFSQPARSAFPHVAPLGLAQKLGEPCPEAAARLYPADPLAAELPGAGGAPKQSPFLYATAFWPKSSAAAGPLQLQLPSALTLLPPSFTSLCLPAQNWCAKCNASFRMTSDLVYHMRSHHKREYALEPLVKRRREEKLKCPICNESFRERHHLSRHMTSHN; translated from the exons ATGGAGGACGCCGGCGTTCAAAAGGGTATATGGGACGGAGACGCCAAGGCAGTCCAGCAATGTTTGACGGATATTTTCACCAGCGTTTACACCACCTGCGATATCCCGGAAAATGCTATCTTCGGCCCTTGCGTACTCAGCCACACTTCTTTGTATGACAGCATCGCTTTCATAGCGCTTAAATCCACTGACAAGAGAACCGTCCCTTACATATTCCGG GTGGACACTTCAGCAGCAAATGGCTCCTCCGAAGGTCTAATGTGGCTCCGTCTGGTCCAGTCAGCCAGAGATAAAGAAGAACAGAACCTAGAAGCTTACATCAAAAATGGACAATTGTTTTATCGGTCCCTTCGCAGGATTGCCAAAGACGAGGAGTTACTAGTTTGGTACGGGAAAGAACTGACGGAATTACTGTTGCTCAACACCGCCAGATCCCACAGCAAGATGAACG GGTCGCCCCCGTACTCCTGCCTGGAGTGCAGCCAGCGTTTCCAGTTCGAGTTCCCCTACGCGGCCCACCTGCGGTTCCGCTGCCCCAAGCGACTGCCCAGCTCGGAGCCCGAGGAGCCGCGCGGCAAGGACAGCGGCAAGGAGCCGGCGGCCAGCCTGGGGCCCGGGGCCACCAAATACTGCAAGCCCGGCGGGCCGCTCCACCCGAACTACCCCAGCCCCCAGGACAGGGACAGCAACAGCAACGCCAAGCCCTCCACGGACTTCCACAACCTGGCCCGCGAGCTGGAGAActcccggggcggcggcggcagctCCCCGCGCCGCAGCCCgcccgcgccgccgccgccgccgcccccccaggCCGGCGCGGGCAGCAAAGCCAAGCGGAAATACCCGGAGGAGCCGGGCGAGGAGCGGGGCCAGGGGGCCGGCCGGGGCCgcttgccctcctcccccaaggaGGACCTGGTGTGCACCCCGCAGCAGCAGTACCGGCCGGCGGGCAGCTACTTCGGCCTGGAGGAGAGCGGCCGCCTCTTCGGGCCGCCCAGCCCGGAGACGGGCGAGGCCAAGCGCAGCGCCTTCGTGGAGGTGAAGAAAGCCTCGCGCGGGCTGGAGGCCGAGGGCGgcgaggaggcggcggcggcggagcagcagcagccgcagccgcAGCGCGCCTCGCCCGCGGGCGCCGGGGACCCGCTGCTGGGCGCCCGGCCGGGCGGGCCGCTCTCCGGGGGCAGCCCGGCGCGGGGCAGCGCCTTCACCACGGTGCCGCAGCTGGGCAAGGCGGAGGAGCGGAAAAGCGCCTTCTCCCAGCCGGCCCGCTCCGCCTTCCCCCACGTGGCGCCGCTCGGGCTGGCCCAGAAGCTGGGCGAGCCCTGCCCGGAGGCCGCCGCCCGCCTCTACCCGGCCGACCCGCTGGCCGCCGAGCTGCCCGGCGCCGGCGGGGCGCCCAAGCAGAGCCCCTTCCTCTACGCCACCGCCTTCTGGCCCAAGAGCTCGGCGGCGGCCGGGCcgctccagctgcagctgcccTCGGCCCTGACCCTGCTGCCGCCCTCCTTCACCTCGCTGTGCCTGCCGGCCCAGAACTGGTGCGCCAAGTGCAACGCCTCCTTCCGCATGACCTCCGACCTGGTCTACCACATGCGCTCCCACCACAAGCGGGAGTACGCCCTGGAGCCGCTGGTCAAGCGCCGCCGCGAGGAGAAGCTCAAGTGCCCCATCTGCAACGAGTCCTTCCGCGAGCGCCACCACCTCTCCCGGCACATGACCTCCCACAACTga